The proteins below come from a single Vanessa cardui chromosome 7, ilVanCard2.1, whole genome shotgun sequence genomic window:
- the LOC124531457 gene encoding DNA topoisomerase 1 isoform X2 gives MIVLIGINVLKCKSFLKVTSENVRTVRQLRVFRKKWEESKKEDGTKWHFLEHKGPLFAPAYEPLPDTVKFRYDGKVVKLSQDSEEVAGFYARMLDHEYTTKATFNNNFFGDWRKVMTHEETKLIKDLSKCDFKEMQAYFQSLSEKNKNRTKEEKAALKAKNEEIQKEYGFCIIDGHKEKIGNFRIEPPGLFRGRGEHPKMGMLKRRVMPEDVLINCSKDSKIPKPPPGHKWKEVRHDNTVTWLASWTENVQSQAKYVMLNPSSKLKGEKDWQKYETARNLHKSIDKIRDTYRADWKAKEMRVRQRAVALYFIDRLALRAGNEKDDDQADTVGCCSLRVEHIELHKEKDGKEYVVVFDFLGKDSIRYYNEVPVEKRVFKNLEIFMEHKKGSDDLFDRLNTQTLNEHLKDLMPGLTAKVFRTYNASITLQKQLEELTDPDASIPEKILAYNRANRAVAILCNHQRAVPKGHSKSMEALKEKIQTKRDQVDEAEADYRDATKAAKRGSVKEKLACDKKKKALERLKEQLKKLELQETDRDENKTIALGTSKLNYLDPRISVSWCKKHGVPIEKIYNKTQRDKFRWAIDMAGPDYVF, from the exons atgATTGTCTTGATaggtataaatgtattaaagtgTAAATCATTTCTTAAAGTCACTTCTGAGAATGTTCGAACAGTACGGCAATTAAGAGTTTTTCGCAAAAA gTGGGAAGAATCTAAAAAAGAAGATGGTACGAAATGGCATTTCCTTGAACATAAAGGACCATTGTTCGCACCAGCTTATGAACCATTGCCTGATACTGTGAAATTCCGCTATGATGGTAAGGTAGTAAAGCTTTCCCAGGATAGTGAAGAAGTTGCTGGATTTTATGCTCGTATGTTGGATCACGAATATACTACAAAAGCCACattcaataataacttttttggaGATTGGCGTAAAGTGATGACACATGAAGAAACTAAACTCATTAAAGATCTCTCCAAATGCGATTTTAAAGAAATGCAAGCGTATTTCCAAAGTCTCTcagaaaagaataaaaataggaCGAAGGAAGAAAAAGCTGCTCTTAAAGCTAAAAATGAGGAAATCCAAAAAGAAtatggtttttgtataatagatggacataaagaaaaaattggCAACTTCAGAATAGAACCCCCCGGTTTGTTCAGAGGAAGAGGAGAACACCCAAAAATGGGAATGTTAAAGAGGCGTGTTATGCCTGAAGATGTTCTTATTAATTGTTCTAAAGATAGTAAAATACCTAAACCACCACCAGGGCACAAATGGAAAGAAGTCAGACACGATAACACTGTCACTTGGTTGGCATCTTGGACTGAAAATGTACAAAGCCAAGCaaaatatgttatgttaaaTCCTAGTTCAAAATTGAAAGGTGAAAAGGATTGGCAAAAGTATGAGACTGCCAGAAATCTACATAAGAGTATTGATAAAATAAGAGACACATATCGAGCAGATTGGAAGGCAAAAGAAATGCGTGTCCGTCAACGGGCTGTAGCACTTTATTTTATCGATCGATTGGCATTGAGAGCAGGTAATGAAAAAGATGATGATCAAGCCGATACAGTTGGTTGTTGTTCTCTCCGTGTTGAACACATTGAGTTGCATAAGGAGAAAGATGGAAAGGAATATGTTGTTGTCTTTGATTTTTTGGGTAAAGATTCCATTAGATATTACAATGAGGTACCTGTTGAAAAACGGGTGTTTAAAaatcttgaaatatttatgGAGCATAAAAAAGGCAGCGATGATCTGTTTGATAGATTAAACACTCAAACATTGAATGAACATTTAAAAGATTTGATGCCTGGATTGACTGCCAAGGTCTTCCGTACCTACAATGCATCAATAACATTGCAAAAACAATTAGAGGAGCTAACAGACCCAGATGCCTCAATACCAGAAAAAATATTAGCATATAATAGAGCAAATAGAGCTGTTGCTATACTTTGCAACCATCAACGTGCTGTTCCGAAAG gtCATTCAAAATCAATGGAAGCTTTGAAAGAAAAAATTCAAACTAAACGAGATCAAGTAGATGAAGCTGAGGCAGATTATAGAGATGCAACCAAAGCTGCTAAAAGAGGTTCAGTGAAAGAAAAGTTAGCAtgtgataaaaagaaaaaagctcTTGAGAGACTGAAGGAGcagttaaaaaaattagaactTCAAGAAACTGACCGtgatgaaaacaaaacaattgctCTTGGCACTTCTAAGCTCAACTATCTTGACCCCCGAATTTCAGTATCATG gtGTAAAAAACATGGTGTGCCTATTGAAAAGATCTACAACAAGACTCAGCGTGATAAATTCCGTTGGGCGATTGATATGGCCGGACCGGACTATGTTTTCTAA
- the LOC124531334 gene encoding protein O-mannosyltransferase 1 — protein MILKKSTENKSSKISNKVIELSESEKEKCSLENASTTCKREVGDGAPAENEKETMESKQPVDVDEKVKSVYLTVEIDVVFVGLLLMALCTRLYNLEEPRYIVFDELHYGRYVSLYAKGVFFFDAHPPLGKQMLYFAGQMAGYDGNFTFDRIGSPYTESVPVKALRLVPAICGSLLVPLSYQLMLEVSTYQITAFLAAALVLFENCFLVQSRFMLLESIQILFSLSGILCVLKSTRKKSFASVIWLCFGALSLGCCFSIKYSGLYTYYLAIFLIGRQMWKRIDQIESTFKLFLSALWRFFILIFIPLLVYVGVFYAHLSMLPKAGPHDSVMTSAFQASLKGGLASITKGQPLHVSHGSQITLRHSHGRTCWLHSHAHVYPVRYSDARGSSHQQQVTCYSFKDVNNWWIVKRPDQLSLAVSHPPDAIRHGDVVQLLHGITSRALNSHDVAAPVSPQSQEVSCYIDYNVSMPAQNLWRVEIVNRENEDSTWDSIRSMVRLIHVDSGSALRYSGRQLPSWGFHQHEVVADKVITHQDTIWNVEEHRYTKAEDRRERERELVSAEMIPTAVTQLSFWEKFLELQYKMISYSPDAPQGHMFASEPAEWPLLVRSIAYWLSPNSNAQIHLIGNLVTWYAGTISVLIFGALLAVYAIRQRRAYVDLPPHAAQKFSDAGCILFLGYWLHYLPYFFMDRTLFLHHYLPAYIFKILLLAYVIDHIFYILNTSEKLKPFTHVFIICITIWLAYIIRTYKMFSVLSYGNMDLTESDLLNLRWKDTWDFILHKKN, from the exons atgattttaaaaaaatctacggAAAACAAGTCTTCTAAAATCTCGAATAAGGTCATCGAACTTTCTGAATCTGAAAAGGAAAAATGTTCTTTAGAAAATGCCTCAACAACTTGTAAAAGGGAGGtg ggTGATGGTGCACCAGCCGAAAACGAAAAAGAGACTATGGAATCAAAGCAACCTGTAGATGTTGATGAAAAAGTTAAAAGTGTTTACCTTACAGTGGAAATAGATGTAGTTTTCGTGGGGTTACTGCTTATGGCTCTTTGTACAAGGCTTTATAATTTAGAAGAGCCAAGATATATTGt GTTTGATGAACTTCACTATGGGAGATATGTGTCTTTGTATGCTAAAGGAGTATTCTTTTTTGATGCTCATCCCCCCTTAGGAAAACAGATGCTTTATTTTGCTGGGCAAATGGCTGGTTATGATGGTAACTTTACATTTGATAGGATTGGCTCACCATACACTGAGTCAGTACCTGTCAAAGCATTGCGCTTGGTCCCTGCCATTTGTGGCAGCCTACTTGTACCTTTATCATATCAGTTGATGCTGGAAGTATCAACATATCAAATAACTGCATTTCTTGCAGCTGCTTTAGTTTTATTTG AAAATTGTTTCCTAGTTCAATCAAGATTTATGTTACTAGAgagtatacaaatattattcagCTTATCGGGTATACTGTGTGTACTGAAGAGTACTCGGAAAAAAAGTTTTGCTTCAGTTATATGGCTATGTTTTGGTGCTCTTTCTCTTGGATGCTGTTTTTC gaTAAAATACTCAGGTCTGTACACATATTatttagcaatatttttaataggaaGACAGATGTGGAAGCGCATCGACCAAATAGAATCGACCTTTAAACTATTCTTGTCAGCTCTGTGGAGGTTCttcattcttatttttataccatTACTGGTGTATGTCGGTGTATTCTATGCCCATCTTTCAATGTTACCGAAAGCTGGACCTCATGACAGTGTAATGACAAGTGCTTTCCAAGCATCACTGAAAGGAGGTCTCGCCAGCATTACTAAAGGACAACCATTACATGTGTCTCATGGCTCCCAAATAACACTCAG GCACTCGCACGGCCGGACTTGTTGGTTGCACTCCCACGCGCATGTTTATCCGGTTCGGTACTCTGATGCCCGAGGATCATCTCATCAGCAACAAGTAACCTGTTACAGTTTTAAGGACGTTAACAACTGGTGGATCGTAAAAAGACCAGATCAGCTCTCTCTTGCCGTATCTCACCCGCCAGACGCCATACGACACGGTGATGTGGTGCAACTGCTACATGGCATTACAAGTCGAGCTTTAAATTCACACGATGTTGCCGCACCGGTCTCGCCTCAATCGCAG gaAGTATCTTGTTACATTGACTACAATGTGTCGATGCCGGCACAAAATCTCTGGCGCGTGGAGATCGTAAACCGCGAAAACGAAGATTCAACTTGGGACAGTATTCGGTCCATGGTGCGTCTTATACATGTAGACTCAGGCTCAGCCCTCCGCTACAGCGGCCGGCAGCTTCCATCCTGGGGCTTCCATCAGCACGAGGTTGTCGCCGACAAGGTCATTACTCATCAAGACACGATTTGGAATGTCGAAGAACATCGTTATACCAAAG CTGAAGACAGAAGGGAGCGCGAACGTGAGCTTGTATCTGCAGAGATGATACCGACAGCAGTCACGCAGCTGTCGTTCTGGGAGAAGTTTCTAGAATTGCAGTACAAGATGATATCGTACTCGCCCGACGCGCCGCAAGGGCACATGTTCGCGAGCGAACCTGCCGAGTGGCCGCTGCTCGTGCGCTCCATAGCTTACTGGCTCTCACCGAACTCTAAT GCTCAAATTCATCTTATTGGTAATTTAGTGACGTGGTATGCGGGAACCATATCAGTTCTAATATTTGGTGCCTTACTCGCTGTGTATGCCATCCGTCAACGGCGAGCGTACGTCGATCTGCCTCCTCACGCCGCGCAAAAGTTCTCTGACGCTGGCTGTATACTCTTCCTTGGCTATTGGCTACATTACTTGCCATATTTTTTCATGGATAGGACACTGTTCCTTCACCATTACTTACCTGCTTATATCTTCAAGATCCTTCTCTTGGCTTATGTCATTGAtcacatattttacattttaaataccaGTGAAAAGTTAAAACCATTCACACATGTATTCATTATTTGTATCACGATATGGTTGGCGTATATAATAAGAACATATAAGATGTTTAGCGTCCTGAGCTATGGCAATATGGATTTAACTGAGTCTGATCTTTTAAATCTTCGATGGAAAGATACTTGGgactttattttacataagaaaaattaa
- the LOC124531457 gene encoding DNA topoisomerase I, mitochondrial isoform X1: MSVENPASDNDCDSGKVNGNKNEHVNGIHNGYSSSEKHKSSHKSSSKDKHRDKDRDRDHKSSSKHSSSSNRDKDKDRHSSSKNHSSSHKSSSKDKERDKDRDKHKEKDRSDKEKDRSDKEKEKHRSDKDRHRDKDKSDREKHKSSDGEKKSSSKENSSSSKEKEHKSKDRDKERDEKERHKSEKDRHRSDKDKHSSSKDKHSSSKVKDKHNSEKHEKIKIDPDFDDYSTKQGPSLEIEVEIKPEVKEEIDDGYGGANTTVSSCDYSMSQFKDEPLSELPPDEESASEGEEDIPLLERMASKKRAASESEEETPLLQRKKSKKKPKKEIYDDDDEEDEAPSKKKKKAEKRKANKSIKTEADENPSPTKRKKKDEEEPEVWKWWEESKKEDGTKWHFLEHKGPLFAPAYEPLPDTVKFRYDGKVVKLSQDSEEVAGFYARMLDHEYTTKATFNNNFFGDWRKVMTHEETKLIKDLSKCDFKEMQAYFQSLSEKNKNRTKEEKAALKAKNEEIQKEYGFCIIDGHKEKIGNFRIEPPGLFRGRGEHPKMGMLKRRVMPEDVLINCSKDSKIPKPPPGHKWKEVRHDNTVTWLASWTENVQSQAKYVMLNPSSKLKGEKDWQKYETARNLHKSIDKIRDTYRADWKAKEMRVRQRAVALYFIDRLALRAGNEKDDDQADTVGCCSLRVEHIELHKEKDGKEYVVVFDFLGKDSIRYYNEVPVEKRVFKNLEIFMEHKKGSDDLFDRLNTQTLNEHLKDLMPGLTAKVFRTYNASITLQKQLEELTDPDASIPEKILAYNRANRAVAILCNHQRAVPKGHSKSMEALKEKIQTKRDQVDEAEADYRDATKAAKRGSVKEKLACDKKKKALERLKEQLKKLELQETDRDENKTIALGTSKLNYLDPRISVSWCKKHGVPIEKIYNKTQRDKFRWAIDMAGPDYVF; this comes from the exons GGAAAGgtaaatggaaataaaaatgaacacgTGAACGGCATTCACAACGGATACAGCAGCTCTGAGAAGCACAAGAGCAGCCACAAGTCTTCTAGCAAAGACAAGCATCGCGACAAAGACCGAGACCGGGATCACAAGAGCTCTTCCAAACATAGCAGCAGTTCGAACAG agatAAAGATAAAGACAGGCACTCAAGTAGCAAAAATCATAGCAGTTCCCATAAGTCATCCAGCAAAGACAAAGAGCGTGATAAAGATCGTGATAAGCATAAGGAGAAGGATCGTTCAGACAAGGAAAAAGATCGCAGTGACAAAGAGAAGGAAAAACACCGTAGTGACAAGGACCGTCATCGAGACAAAGATAAAAGTGACAGAGAGAAACACAAATCAAGTGATGGTGAAAAGAAGTCATCATCAAAAGAGAACTCTTCGTCATCAAAGGAAAAAGAACATAAGTCAAAGGATAGGGATAAAGAAAGGGATGAGAAAGAACGTCACAAAAGTGAAAAAGACAGACATCGCAGCGATAAAGACAAGCACTCCAGTTCTAAAGACAAGCACAG CTCCAGCAAAGTCAAAGATAAACACAACAGTGAAAAGCATGAAAAGATTAAAATTGATcccgattttgatgattattcCACAAAACAGGGGCCCAGTCTAGAG ATAGAAGTTGAAATAAAACCAGAAGTAAAAGAAGAAATTGATGATGGCTATGGGGGTGCTAATACAACAGTTTCATCATGTGATTACTCAATGTCTCAGTTCAAAGATGAACCTCTTTCTGAATTGCCTCCTGATGAAGAAAGTGCCTCTGAGGGGGAAGAAGATATTCCTCTG TTGGAGCGTATGGCGTCAAAAAAGCGAGCTGCTAGCGAAAGTGAAGAAGAAACACCATTACTTCAGCGCAAGAAGTCAAAAAAGAAGCCTAAAAAAG aaatttatgatgatgatgatgaggaaGATGAGGCACCCAGTAAGAAGAAAAAGAAAGCAGAAAAAAGAAAAGCTAACAAGAGTATTAAGACTGAAGCAGATGAAAATCCCAGTCCTACGAAACGCAAGAAAAAAGATGAAGAAGAGCCAGAAGTTTGGAAGTG gTGGGAAGAATCTAAAAAAGAAGATGGTACGAAATGGCATTTCCTTGAACATAAAGGACCATTGTTCGCACCAGCTTATGAACCATTGCCTGATACTGTGAAATTCCGCTATGATGGTAAGGTAGTAAAGCTTTCCCAGGATAGTGAAGAAGTTGCTGGATTTTATGCTCGTATGTTGGATCACGAATATACTACAAAAGCCACattcaataataacttttttggaGATTGGCGTAAAGTGATGACACATGAAGAAACTAAACTCATTAAAGATCTCTCCAAATGCGATTTTAAAGAAATGCAAGCGTATTTCCAAAGTCTCTcagaaaagaataaaaataggaCGAAGGAAGAAAAAGCTGCTCTTAAAGCTAAAAATGAGGAAATCCAAAAAGAAtatggtttttgtataatagatggacataaagaaaaaattggCAACTTCAGAATAGAACCCCCCGGTTTGTTCAGAGGAAGAGGAGAACACCCAAAAATGGGAATGTTAAAGAGGCGTGTTATGCCTGAAGATGTTCTTATTAATTGTTCTAAAGATAGTAAAATACCTAAACCACCACCAGGGCACAAATGGAAAGAAGTCAGACACGATAACACTGTCACTTGGTTGGCATCTTGGACTGAAAATGTACAAAGCCAAGCaaaatatgttatgttaaaTCCTAGTTCAAAATTGAAAGGTGAAAAGGATTGGCAAAAGTATGAGACTGCCAGAAATCTACATAAGAGTATTGATAAAATAAGAGACACATATCGAGCAGATTGGAAGGCAAAAGAAATGCGTGTCCGTCAACGGGCTGTAGCACTTTATTTTATCGATCGATTGGCATTGAGAGCAGGTAATGAAAAAGATGATGATCAAGCCGATACAGTTGGTTGTTGTTCTCTCCGTGTTGAACACATTGAGTTGCATAAGGAGAAAGATGGAAAGGAATATGTTGTTGTCTTTGATTTTTTGGGTAAAGATTCCATTAGATATTACAATGAGGTACCTGTTGAAAAACGGGTGTTTAAAaatcttgaaatatttatgGAGCATAAAAAAGGCAGCGATGATCTGTTTGATAGATTAAACACTCAAACATTGAATGAACATTTAAAAGATTTGATGCCTGGATTGACTGCCAAGGTCTTCCGTACCTACAATGCATCAATAACATTGCAAAAACAATTAGAGGAGCTAACAGACCCAGATGCCTCAATACCAGAAAAAATATTAGCATATAATAGAGCAAATAGAGCTGTTGCTATACTTTGCAACCATCAACGTGCTGTTCCGAAAG gtCATTCAAAATCAATGGAAGCTTTGAAAGAAAAAATTCAAACTAAACGAGATCAAGTAGATGAAGCTGAGGCAGATTATAGAGATGCAACCAAAGCTGCTAAAAGAGGTTCAGTGAAAGAAAAGTTAGCAtgtgataaaaagaaaaaagctcTTGAGAGACTGAAGGAGcagttaaaaaaattagaactTCAAGAAACTGACCGtgatgaaaacaaaacaattgctCTTGGCACTTCTAAGCTCAACTATCTTGACCCCCGAATTTCAGTATCATG gtGTAAAAAACATGGTGTGCCTATTGAAAAGATCTACAACAAGACTCAGCGTGATAAATTCCGTTGGGCGATTGATATGGCCGGACCGGACTATGTTTTCTAA
- the LOC124531458 gene encoding ATPase WRNIP1-like, which yields MSDNDKLISCPVCNRLYEKQSIENHVNKCIFLNTLSENSTKRDGSHLEENSQAKKVKVVGSLASSISKSRDLQNTTPVKSQLTIKEKPNKSSASNDTRKIPLAEAMRPNTLDDIVGQIDAFGKGSMLHSMLVKKIIPNMILWGPPGCGKTSIANVIAKICAEQSNLRFVKYSATMSGINDVKEAVKVAKNEAQYKRQTVLFMDEIHRFNKLQQDTFLPHVENGTITLIGATTENPSFSLNNALLSRCKIIVLSKLTVDDVWQILERAVIRNNLAVVVDSIEDKVNNEIVKDKYIIERKSIRFLAEICDGDARIALGALELVLEAGPAGHSNYISLEDLKIGIKRSHILYDRGGEEHYNVVSAIHKSIRAGDDNAALYWTTRALRSGEDPLYVARRLVRAAAEDVGLGDPSALTDAVACLQGCQHIGMPECDVLLAQCAVRLARADKSPEVFHAMKRVQRSLTEAKGPLPSVPLHLRNAPTKLMKDLGYGKGYNTKHRDYSGICYMPEGLENVNFFNGADEEPM from the exons ATGTCCGACAACGATAAACTTATTTCTTGTCCGGTTTGTAATAGATTGTATGAAAAACAATCCATAGAAAACCATGtaaataagtgtatttttttaaatactctatCGGAAAACAGTACGAAAAGAGATGGATCACACTTAGAAGAAAATTCGCAAGCGAAAAAAGTTAAAGTTGTTGGAAGTTTAGCAAGTAGCATTTCAAAATCTCGG GATTTGCAAAATACAACACCAGTTAAAAGTCAACTGACTATTAAGGAAAAACCAAACAAATCATCAGCTTCAAATGATACAAGAAAAATTCCATTGGCTGAGGCAATGAGACCAAACACTCTCGATGATATTGTCGGACAAATAGACGCATTTGGAAAAGGCTCTATGTTGCACTCCATGCtcgtaaagaaaataattcctAACATGATACTATGGGGACCACCTGGATGTGGAAAG acgTCCATAGCAAATGTTATTGCAAAAATTTGCGCTGAACAAAGTAATTTACGATTTGTGAAATACTCTGCAACGATGTCCGGTATCAATGACGTGAAGGAAGCTGTTAAGGTCGCGAAAAACGAAGCTCAATACAAAAGACAAACCGTTTTGTTTATGGATGAAATACAtag attCAATAAATTGCAACAAGATACATTCCTGCCGCATGTAGAAAATGGCACGATTACGCTGATTGGCGCAACTACAGAGAACCCCTCTTTCAGTTTGAATAATGCTCTTTTGAGTCGATGCAAAATTATAGTTCTCAGCAAATTAACAGTGGATGATGTATGGCAGATTTTAGAAAGAGCTGTGATAAGGAATAATTTGGCTGTCGTTGTTGATAGTATAGAAGATAAggttaataatgaaattgttaaggacaa atacaTAATAGAAAGGAAATCAATTCGTTTTCTTGCGGAGATTTGCGACGGAGACGCCCGCATTGCTCTCGGCGCGTTGGAGCTCGTGCTCGAGGCCGGCCCCGCGGGCCACAGCAACTATATAAGTTTGGAAGATTTGAAAATAGGAATTAAA CGGTCGCACATTCTCTACGACCGGGGAGGCGAGGAGCACTACAACGTGGTGTCGGCCATCCACAAGTCGATCCGCGCGGGCGACGACAACGCGGCGCTGTACTGGACCACGCGCGCGCTGCGCTCCGGCGAGGACCCGCTCTACGTCGCGCGCCGCCTCGTACGCGCCGCCGCCGAGGACGTCG GCTTAGGCGATCCAAGTGCGTTAACTGATGCAGTGGCGTGCCTGCAAGGCTGTCAGCACATAGGCATGCCGGAATGTGACGTTCTGCTCGCTCAGTGCGCGGTGAGACTGGCCAGGGCCGACAAAAGCCCAGAGGTTTTTCATGCGATGAAGAGAGTTCAGAGATCTCTCACCGAAGCAAAGGGCCCCTTGCCTTCTGTGCCATTACACCTACGTAATGCACCTACAAAACTTATGAAAGATTTAG gatATGGTAAAGGATATAACACAAAACATCGAGATTATTCTGGTATTTGTTACATGCCGGAGGGATTGGAAAATGTCAATTTCTTTAACGGAGCTGATGAAGAaccaatgtaa